In bacterium, the genomic stretch ACAAAAACCGCCACTTGAGGCTTCGTCGGCGGAAGCCGCAACCTCAAGTCTTCCGGGTCGATAAACCCCCTACGCCGCAATTATTGAGGGGCACATGAGCGCGAATTTGGAGCGTTCCGGCACCGGAGCGCCCTCCTTACCTACAAATTTATCCAATGAAATCGCGTCATTGGATAAAGAGACCGATATCGAGCTGAAACGGCAAGGCCGCTTGAATCTGGCTGCCCGGCTGGAAGGCCGCTATCCCGAAGCGGCAGGGCGGCTCTACGCCGAATTGGCCGGCGAGGAGAGGGGCGACGATGTGTCTCGTAAGGCCTCGTCCCGGCTGGCCGTCCTCCAGGGCCGGGGGACCTTCGGCGCCCAGGCCGAGCGCTTGGTGAGCGAAATCGGCCGCAATGTCCTCGACCCCAAATTTCTCGTCCCGATGATGGCCGGCTCGGTGGCCTTCAGCCTGACCCGGGCTTATGCCGGCGCCCGTCTGGCCGCCCTCGGAGCTCCTTGGGGGCAAGGTCTCAGCGGCCGCCTCTTGGCCGGCGGCATAGGCTTCGGCGCCGAGATCCCGACCTTCGTGATCTTGCAGCGGCAAATGGCTTCGACCACCGCCTCCTGGGGTCAGGATTTTTTTCATGCCGGTTTGAGCCTGGGGCTGCTCAAGCTCTCGGCGCCGCTCTTCGCCGCGCCGCTGAAACGCTTGCCCAGTCAAGCCTTGCTTCCCCATGCCGCCGGCGGCTTGAGCCTCTTCGCGGTCAATCGACTGGAGCAAAGCTGGGGCTTGCGGCCGGCGAACGACGCCTGGACGAGCTTGGCCGAATCCTTCGCCGCCTATTTCAGCCTGAGCGCCGGGCTGCGGGCCGGCCGCTCGCTGCTCGGCTCGAGCTTCCAAAGTTGGGAGGCCGGCCTCCAATGGCGGCAGCCTCGTTCGCCGTTCAAGCCGGCTTGGAACGTCTCTTGGGAATCGCCGCTGCCCGAAGCGGTGACCGCCTCAAGCTATGTCCCGAAGGAGCCGGCCGGGCCCTTATTGATGACGGCTCCCAATGGCGGCATCGGCCGGGGCCGCTCGATTCCGCCGGTTAAGGCCAAGGAGCTTTCCGCGAATTACCGGGCTCGCTTCACCGACACCAAGGTCGAGCCGACCGCCCGATGGGAAGCCTTGGAAGCTTACCGCCAGCTCCATCCCCAGCTGGTTGGGACCAAGCATTTTCCCGATTTGCAAAAAATGCTGTTGCGGCTGGTGGCCAATCCCGGAATTTCCGCCAAAACCTTGGAAGGCAAGGGGACTGAAGAAAGAGCGTCCTATTACGGCTACCAACATCGGATTCGCGACACCGCCGCCGAGCTCTATGTCCAGGGCTTGGAGCAGGGCGGTTTCGCCAATCCGCTGGTCGAGCGGGGCGCCCAAATCCTGCGCAAGGTCTTGGAGAATCCCAAGATCGGAAGGGCCCACCGCCCCGATCCCCGCGACACCGAATCTTGGAACTACTACCGGAACACCGAAGCTCTGAGCCGGGAGAAGCTTTTCCCCCTCTACACCCGCTTGCTGTACCGCCTGCCTCAAGGCTCGCCCGAAGCCAGCAAGGGGATCGACATGCTGAGCCGGGCCGAATGGCTCCATCGCTTTGACAACCGAACCGAGCCCGGCGACCGGGCTTCGCCGGCCTTGGTCGGCCGCGCCTACGCCTACCTGCTGGACGCCGCCACGCCGGGCCAGCTTAAACGGGCCCGAGAGGCTCGCCGGCACCTCGCCAAATGGCTGCCCCACCTCGAAGGCCAAACCCAGCTCGGAAATCGCGACAACCTGTGGGCGCTGGTCATGGCCGCGCGCCATGAGAAACCGGCCGAGATCGCGGTCGCCGGCTTGGAAAGCAACGGCCGCCGAACCGAGATCGCCGAGCTGCGCGAATCCTTGAAGCAGCGCGATGCCCGGCGAATCGAGGACCAAAAAACCCTACCCGAGCGCAGCGAAAGCCAGCGCTTCCTCGATTTCCTCAAATACCATGTCAGGGAGTGGTTCTGGTTTTGGCACTGACGAAGAGGCCGGTGAACTTGCGCCACATCCAGCGGAAGGCCCGAAAGATCTTGGGCGCGAACCAGAGAAAGAAAAGCAAAAAGACCAAGAGCAAGCCCAGCATCACGTAGGGATGGGCGAACATGAACCAGATGCTGGCGAAAACCGTCAAATCCTCGCCCAAGGAAAGCAGCCAATTCGAAAACGGCTCGGGGCTCATGTTGGCCGTGGCCCGCAGGCTCGATTTGGTGGCGTGAGCCGAGAAGGCCAGCGAGCCGCCGATCAAGAAAGCCGCCAGCTTCAGCTCCGGCGAAACCTCGCCGACCGCGGCATAGGCCAAGACCGCGCCGGCCGGCACCCGCACGAAGGTCTGAATCGAATCCCAGACCGTGTCAAAGGCCGGCACCTTGTCGGCGACGAATTCCACGACATAAAGGAAGAGGGCGACCGCGATGACCGCCGGATGCTCCAAGGGCTGGAGGCCGGCGGGCAGGCTGAGCCAATCCAAGCGCCCGAAAAGCCCCAGGAAACCCACGGTGGCGTAGACGTTGAGACCGCTGGTCCAGGCGCTGCCCAGCATCAGGCTCAGAGTGGAAATCGAATCCATCAAAGCCTTTGGTACTCTTCTTGGAAGGTTCTGTAAATATCCGGATCGAGGAGGACGATCTCGACCCTTTCGAGCCGCGGGGCCTCCGGCAGGAGGCGGATGATCTCGCTCAGCATGATCTCGGCGCAGCGTTGGGGGTCGAAATCGGCGACGCCGGTGCCGATGGCCGGGAAGGCGATGGAGAGCAGGTTGAGCTCGGCCGCCCGGAGCAGGGAGTTCTTCACCGAATCGTAGAGCGATTCCTCGGTGGTCGGCTCATCGAAGCTCATGCTCGCCGCATGGATGATGTATTTGGCCTTGAGCTGGCCGCCGCCGGTGACCGCGGCCTGGCCCCGCTCGATCGGGCCGACCTCGTCGCATTCTTCTTGAACCTTGGGGCCGCCTTTTTTCCGGATCGCCCCGGCCACGCCGGAGCCGAGCCAGAGGTCGGTGTTGGCGGCGTTGACGATGGCATCGGTTTCGCTTTCCGTGATGTCGCCTTGCAGTATATGGATCTTGCCCTTCACCGACATGCTCTAGGGATATTAAAAAGTGACTGAAACTTCGTCAATCGCAACCATTTCAAGGTCATCGCGATAATTTCGCCGAATCCATGACCCTCGAAGCCCCCACCCATCGCCGGCTCCTGGCCGGAGACCCTTTGGACCGTGCCTTGAACGGTCTGAGTGGCAGCGCCCTGGCGGAACGGCGCTCGCTGGAAAGAGAGCGGGACCCCTTTCTGTACATGGAGGGGCTTTTAACCCTGGCCGGCCGCTTGGAGCGAGACCAACGGCCCGAGCTTGCCAGCCGGATCTATGCCCAAATGTTGGAATCGGCCGAGGCTCCGCCGGAGTTGCGCGATCGGGCTCGCCGTCGCTTGGCGGCCTGGAACGGTGAGGGCGAGGTCGGCGACCGGGCCGAAGTCCTCTTGAGCCGCTTCAGCCGGGAGCTCACCGATCCGGTTTCCCTTTTCGCCATGACCGCGGCCGGCGCCGCCTTTCGAACGGCTCGTTTCGTCAGCCTGGCCCGCTTGGCCGCCAATCCGGCGGCCGGCGCCTTGAGCCGGGGTTTCGGCGCCCGGATCCTCTCTCATGCGGCCGGTTTCGTCAGCGAGGCCCTGGTTTTTCCCTTGGCCGCCCGGTTGGGGAATCTGACTTTGGGCCGGGACCAAGCCTGGAGCGGCTCGGCCTGGGCCCGCGAGACGGCCTCGAGCTTCCTCTTGCTCGGCGCCCTGCGGGCCGGCGGTCTCTTGGCCGGCTTGGCCGGTCGGCGGACGCTCTTGGGGCCGCTCGGCCAGCAGGCCGGGATGTTCGGGGGGATCTTGCTGGGCCATGAGCTGGAGACTCGATTCGGGCTGCGGGAAAGGACTCGCGGGTCCATCACGCTCCTCGACTCCTTGGCGATGCTTCTCCAATTCAACGCGGCTGGGAGAATTCAACGCGGCTTGACCGGCGAGGGTTGGCGAAATTGGGAGCGCTCGCTGGAAGCCCAAACCGCCGTTCTCGAGCGCGGCGGCGGCCGCGACCTCAGGCCACCTTGGAGTAAAGCTGGAATTTTGCCGGAGCCCCTGGTGGCCGGGGCGGCGCTGGCGTCGAGCCGAGGCGTCGAGCCCTTGCGGGGACCCGATCGAGTCTACATGTCCCAGGGCGGGGAGGGCGGCGGCCAAAGGTCGGCGGCCGAAGTTCTGATCCGGGCGGCGAGCCTGCGAGTGCGGATCGCGCCGCCGGAAGCCTGGGCCCGCCGCGAGAACTTGACCCGGGATTATCTGGAGCTGCTGGCTCAATTGCCGGTCGGCCAGACCAAGACGCTGGAGGAAATCCAGCTCGGGGTGGAGATGCTCGGGACCTGGGCCGCCTCGCGGGATCCCTTTCTGGTGGCGATCGGCCACCGCTTTTACGCTCCGGCTTGGCGGATTTTCCGCGACAAGTTCAGCCACGTTGAAAGCCACTTCGAATTGGAGCAGCGGATCGTCAACAACGTGTTGCTCCACCGCCAGCTCATCTCGGAGGGCAACAACGGAAGCTTCCTGCGCCAAGCCGTCCAGGCGTCGCCGGCCATCGCCTCGCTCTTGCTCCATCAGCGGATGGCCCTGGGCGAAGGCTCGACCCGCGATCTTCACCTGCTCGACGCCCTCCATCAAGTCTTGACCACGCTCCACTTGGGCGCCGAGCTGCTGCCGGAGCCGGCCCTGCGCAAAGCCTATCTCGAGGCTTGGCACGACTCGCTGCAAGCGGTCCACGCCACCGGCGAGCTGGCGGCCCGCGAGGTCCTCTCGGGCATCCGCATGCTTCGGCAGTATTTGACCGATGCCGATCCGGCGCGGCGCGACCTGGCCGCATTTCACTATCCCAATTTTTGGAAACTCTTTCGCACCGTCACCCGGACCAATTCCTTGCAGGGCCTCGATTTCGGCTTGAGCGAGGAGGTGGCCTTTCTCCAGCAGAATCGAGATTTGAAAACGCCGCCCCCAGTTTTGGAGACGGTGCTCAAGGCCTATCCCCATTACGTCGACGCCGTGATCGGCCTCCACCAGCACCACTTGGTCGAGCTGGCCACGATGGTCGATCTCTTCGCCGGTCTCGGCCGTCAGTTTCGCGGCTCCATCGAATTGGCGAAGGACCCCAGGATTCGGGCCCATTTCGTCGAGGCCTACGTCGAGATGCTGCGCTCCTGCCAGGAAGCCTCGCGCGATCTGGAGCCCTGGGTCCATGGTTTCCCTCGGAATGTGCCCCAGGCTGTGATCGGCGAGATGAGAGAGGGCTTGGCCTTGCTCCGCCAAGGCTGGATCACCGAGCAGGGTGATTTCCAGGTTCGAGCTTTCGACCAATATTGGCGCTTGGCCGAGCG encodes the following:
- a CDS encoding DUF4126 domain-containing protein is translated as MDSISTLSLMLGSAWTSGLNVYATVGFLGLFGRLDWLSLPAGLQPLEHPAVIAVALFLYVVEFVADKVPAFDTVWDSIQTFVRVPAGAVLAYAAVGEVSPELKLAAFLIGGSLAFSAHATKSSLRATANMSPEPFSNWLLSLGEDLTVFASIWFMFAHPYVMLGLLLVFLLFFLWFAPKIFRAFRWMWRKFTGLFVSAKTRTTP
- a CDS encoding macro domain-containing protein, yielding MKGKIHILQGDITESETDAIVNAANTDLWLGSGVAGAIRKKGGPKVQEECDEVGPIERGQAAVTGGGQLKAKYIIHAASMSFDEPTTEESLYDSVKNSLLRAAELNLLSIAFPAIGTGVADFDPQRCAEIMLSEIIRLLPEAPRLERVEIVLLDPDIYRTFQEEYQRL